Within the Serratia sp. UGAL515B_01 genome, the region TTTTACCAACGCTAGCCCTCCCAAATTCAGGCAGGCCTGGAGAGCATCCCCAGAACTGTCAACGATACAGCGCAATCCCATTGCCTTTGCGTGCTTAACCAAGCCCGTTAACCTTTCAAGCGTGGTACCTGGCGGCAAACTGCCACTGATCACCAGAATCGAACCCTGGGGGATCTTTTGTACCTTCATCACAAGTTGTTCAAATTCCGCATCACTGATCCGTGCGCCTGGCATAACAAAGCGAAACTGTTCACCGCTATTGTCTGCATGGACATGCAGGTTCTGCCGCGTCCAATCTTGAGTTTTCAGGGTTTCTGTCTGAATGCCTTGACGATCAAGTAACTCTTTCAAATGCTCGCCTGTCGGGCCGCCGATCGGAAAGATTGCACTGGCTTGCCCACCAAGATAGACGATAGCCCGAGCGACGTTGATCCCACCACCGCCAGGTTCAAAAACGGGTACAGTGCAACGTAATTTACCTTCAGGGTAAATTTTTGCGGTGGTCGTTGCACTGTCTAGAGAGGGGGATAATGTTAAAGTAAAAATCTGAGTCATGATGGGCAAACCCTCTTATTTTGATTTTACTCTGTTGATTTGGTTGAAGAACAGATATCGGCAGGTAAGCCGATTGCTACTGTTAGGTATTCAACGTTTATTCAGGCTGGCTCTTTGTGGCATTCAAATCGGTTTCTGACTGGTTTGTACTGATAAATTGGCCACCTTTGCTACAGAGCTATCTGTACTCTTGGAAACCATGAGTCTCATTAATGAAGCCTATTCAGTAGGCCAGCATACTTAACACATTCATCGGGCTTTAAGTATATACAAAACTATTTGCGTAGCACTGAAGGTTTTGTCTCTTTTTGCAGTAAGTAAGCTGTCCTCTATTGTATAAAAAATACTGTCAACCGGAGTGTTGGTCCGTTTTCCCAGTACCCATCTTGGATGTTTAAGAGACCTTACAGCAGCATCAAGGGGCTCGAAAGTCGGTCAAGTATTCAATGTGTTGATTGTGTTGTAGATCACCCTGTTGACAGCGTGTATCGAATGGTGAAAGTTGATGTGGATTACCCGTTTTTTGAACAGGCTGAATCCGTTAAAAAACACGGTCTGGGAAAAGCCGGCCATCAGCGCTATCGGTGCCGCAAACAGTAATTGACAGCCTGAAAGACCGTCTTTTCAATCAGAATACTCGTATTGAGCTTTCTCCTGATGCGGAGCTGAATCTGGATCTTCGTTCGTTTGTTCTCACGCTGGACGTGAGTGAAAAAAGCCTGTCTACGGCCATCATTCCACGTCAAAGTGTTTTGGGCGCATCTTCGGTGCCGAATTTCGGCTCGGTACTCAACTACGATCTTGGTATATACAACAGCCAGGCAAAACAGGGGGATAACACCACTAATAGTTATCTGAGTCTTGATAATACCTTTGGCATTGCTGAACATCACTTTAACGTGAATGGCTCCTTCTATGGTATTGGGAACGCCCAGCAAACTACGGAGCTTTATCGGGCAATGTATGAGCGGGATATTAACGGGCATCGCCTGGCATTAGGCATGGTTGATACCTGGAATCTACAGTCGATTGGCAGTATTTCGGCACTAAATAGCAGTAAGGTCTATGGCCTGACTTACGGTAACAAATCCTCCACGCGGATCCATCATAACCAGTATTCGTTGACGCCAATCACCGTCTTTTTACCCAGTGCAGGGGAAGTGCACATTTACCGCCAAGGGCGCCTGTTGAACATTCAGAACTTCCCTATGGGGAGCTTTGAAGTAGATACCAGCCGTTTGCCATTTGGTATTTATGATGTTGATGTTGATGTCGAGGTGGTGATTGACGGTAAAGTCCATTCACGGATGCGTCAGACCATCAACAAAGCTTTTTCCGGCAGTAATATTCAGGCTAATCAAACCAGTTGGCAGCTCTACGGCGGCTATATGGATTACGATAAGCGCAGCTACCGCATCAACGACGCCAACGTTATCAATGGTACTCGCCAGACTTACCTGGCTGGAGGCGCGGCTGCGGTGTCGATACCGGAAATACTTAAGGTCACTTCCGTACCGGTAATTTTAGGGTTAGCGGTGCAAACCTCCAGCTACACCTTTGATCGTCATGTGGTGAACGAAACCTCTGTGAATCTGAGCGTGAACCAATCTGCCACTCTGGGTTGGCAAGGGCTTATTTCACAAGGTGGGCGCTATCGTAATATTTTCAGCATCAGTACGTTACTGCCGGGAGGGTTCGGTTCGTTGTGGGCCAACCGTGAGAAAAGTCACATTGGCGATAGCCTGCCTGTCTACGAGTCAGATACCTATTCGTATGGTGGCACTTTTAGCCTGAACCGGTTATTTGAGCGCGGAGGGCAAATCACACTGAGCCGTACCGTAGATAAACGCGATCGCAGCAAATCGAACAACCTTGAATATTCAACGGCACTGTTTTCCGGACGCTACGGTTCGGTGAATCTTCGCGCGGGCATACAGCGTTATCAGTACGATTACCAGTCAAACAGTATCAATCAGCGCTATATCGCGTTGGACTTCTCGTTACCCCTGGCGGCCTGGCTGAGTACCGGTGTCTCTTCGAGCAATGGTAACGTGCGTGCCAATCTGGCAGCGAACAAAAACTTTGAAAATTCGGCTATCACCTCTGCGGGCTTCAATCTGGCGAAGCTGGTTAAAGATAAGTACAACGGTGAAAGTGACTATTCCGCTTCTGGCTACGCTGCATTTGATACCAAATACAGTACGGGCACGCTCACCCTTTCACGACCCGATAACAACCACCTCAACGGTAATCTCACCGCTCGAGGTTCTGTCGCCTACAGCGATAAAAAATTCGCTGCCAGCGGTATTCAAGAGAAGTCTGGTGTGATTGTGAAAACCAATATCCTTGACAATGCGGTGCTTTCCGCACAGGTCAATGGCCGTAATTATCGCCTGAGCGGCGCTGATAACTTTATTCCGCTACCACCTTATGCCCAATATAAGGTTGAACTGATGAATGATAAAAACTCGATGGACAGTTTTGACATCGTGAAAGGGCGAACCCGTAATGTCACGCTCTATCCAGGGAACATTGCCGTTTATGAACCAGAAGTCAAGCAGTTGGTCACGGTGTTCGGCCGAATGACGACCGAGAATGGCCAGGCGCTGGCTAATGCAGCAGTACGCAACCACATCGGAAAAACAACCACGGATGCGCAGGGGGCCTTCTCTATGGATGTCGATAAGCGTTTCCCAAGCGTTTCGTTAACTACCGAGGATAACGGGATTTGTGAGGTGGATCTCGACCTGGGCAAAGCCCGGGGTGTGAAGTGGGTCGGTGATGT harbors:
- the pfkB gene encoding 6-phosphofructokinase II, whose amino-acid sequence is MTQIFTLTLSPSLDSATTTAKIYPEGKLRCTVPVFEPGGGGINVARAIVYLGGQASAIFPIGGPTGEHLKELLDRQGIQTETLKTQDWTRQNLHVHADNSGEQFRFVMPGARISDAEFEQLVMKVQKIPQGSILVISGSLPPGTTLERLTGLVKHAKAMGLRCIVDSSGDALQACLNLGGLALVKPNQNELSALFGQTLADPDDVRTAAQELVQRGGAERVVVSLGPQGALAVDRNICVQIIPPPVKKISTVGAGDSMVGAMALKLATGADLVDMVRFGVAAGSAATLNLGTRLCSLADTQRMYDYICKISSRSAS
- a CDS encoding CS1-pili formation C-terminal domain-containing protein, with protein sequence MPQTVIDSLKDRLFNQNTRIELSPDAELNLDLRSFVLTLDVSEKSLSTAIIPRQSVLGASSVPNFGSVLNYDLGIYNSQAKQGDNTTNSYLSLDNTFGIAEHHFNVNGSFYGIGNAQQTTELYRAMYERDINGHRLALGMVDTWNLQSIGSISALNSSKVYGLTYGNKSSTRIHHNQYSLTPITVFLPSAGEVHIYRQGRLLNIQNFPMGSFEVDTSRLPFGIYDVDVDVEVVIDGKVHSRMRQTINKAFSGSNIQANQTSWQLYGGYMDYDKRSYRINDANVINGTRQTYLAGGAAAVSIPEILKVTSVPVILGLAVQTSSYTFDRHVVNETSVNLSVNQSATLGWQGLISQGGRYRNIFSISTLLPGGFGSLWANREKSHIGDSLPVYESDTYSYGGTFSLNRLFERGGQITLSRTVDKRDRSKSNNLEYSTALFSGRYGSVNLRAGIQRYQYDYQSNSINQRYIALDFSLPLAAWLSTGVSSSNGNVRANLAANKNFENSAITSAGFNLAKLVKDKYNGESDYSASGYAAFDTKYSTGTLTLSRPDNNHLNGNLTARGSVAYSDKKFAASGIQEKSGVIVKTNILDNAVLSAQVNGRNYRLSGADNFIPLPPYAQYKVELMNDKNSMDSFDIVKGRTRNVTLYPGNIAVYEPEVKQLVTVFGRMTTENGQALANAAVRNHIGKTTTDAQGAFSMDVDKRFPSVSLTTEDNGICEVDLDLGKARGVKWVGDVVCKPQTVLAQR